The Anopheles merus strain MAF chromosome 2L, AmerM5.1, whole genome shotgun sequence genome has a segment encoding these proteins:
- the LOC121592689 gene encoding zinc finger protein 271-like, producing MLGKYGEASSGSMKNLENGLRDRVLYHQNMLSMNLTTEFYHTPFLTAGSGSNVETAAIVVGAPALAQSQKMLNSLASPSGLASSSSSSSTSQQHATNGAAPSQTVPNSVSAAQQYQCQLCQKCFISSALLVQHMKTHDNNGFIAGRETAGSYGQQQQQQQSVSSASSPVTAVASSSKTSPPVATQHIIKSEYIGGTVTNQYAYGMAKQFECHICHKSFMTMVNLNLHMKIHESAIKPLAATHMYAGQAGLAGNLIAGSTAGYHHGGQHHSQLSQHLAVQSASSSADGLCQICHKTFSTADQFAAHMKIHENEFKNRALYHSGSANDGGEGAPAPTSNGAGVGDHFYTASQPPHHHLGHAPPHLDASKGHRCPICHKMSNNIIEHIKQHEGQLQGTSDGSGAGYLPTNDDSQSSLEEDSDGGGGGGAGGDESLRKHECLICHKKFSSSGNLAIHIRVHSGEKPFRCSVCGKGFIQSNNLATHMKTHTGEKPYACTICGKNFSQSNNLKTHIRTHTGEKPYACTICGKRFNQKNNLTTHMRTHQLVCMVCGVQFMHPIDLATHMKFHNDEKPYICSVCNKVYLNLDELTEHMKKTHNQVKPYRCHICDKTFTQSNNLKTHIKTHIFQDPYKCQVCSRSFQKEDDFSQHMLVHTADKPYECTYCGKRFIQSNNLKTHVRTHTGEKPYRCTICAKHFNQKNNLNTHMRIHTGEKPFECTICDKRFNQSNNLNKHIKTHGQEKDQQQQQQQQQQQAQQQQQQQNQQQQQQQVQQQQQQHQQQQQQHAS from the coding sequence ATGCTGGGCAAGTATGGCGAGGCGAGTTCCGGCTCGATGAAAAACCTGGAAAATGGACTGCGGGACCGCGTGCTCTACCATCAGAATATGCTAAGCATGAACCTGACGACCGAGTTTTACCACACTCCATTCCTTACGGCCGGCAGTGGTAGCAACGTGGAAACAGCTGCAATCGTAGTAGGCGCTCCCGCGCTGGCACAGTCGCAAAAGATGCTCAACAGTCTCGCATCCCCCTCTGGATtagcctcctcctcctccagtTCCAGCACCTCGCAACAGCACGCCACTAATGGTGCAGCGCCGTCACAGACAGTCCCAAACAGTGTATCCGCTGCGCAGCAGTATCAGTGTCAACTCTGCCAGAAGTGTTTCATCTCGAGCGCGTTACTGGTGCAGCATATGAAAACGCACGACAATAATGGGTTTATTGCGGGGCGTGAGACCGCCGGCAGCTACggccaacagcaacagcagcagcaatcggtATCGTCGGCCTCTTCCCCCGTGACAGCCGTGGCATCGAGCAGCAAAACTAGTCCGCCAGTCGCAACGCAGCACATCATCAAGAGCGAGTACATCGGTGGAACCGTAACGAACCAGTATGCGTACGGTATGGCCAAGCAGTTCGAGTGTCACATCTGCCACAAGTCCTTCATGACGATGGTGAACCTGAACCTGCACATGAAGATACACGAAAGTGCAATAAAGCCGCTCGCAGCGACTCACATGTACGCGGGCCAGGCAGGTCTTGCCGGCAACTTGATTGCCGGATCGACCGCGGGCTACCATCACGGCGGGCAGCATCACAGTCAGCTGTCGCAGCATCTCGCGGTTCAAAGCGCCAGCAGCAGTGCGGACGGGCTGTGCCAGATATGCCACAAAACGTTCAGCACGGCGGACCAGTTCGCGGCGCACATGAAGATCCACGAGAATGAGTTTAAAAATCGTGCGCTTTATCATTCCGGTAGTGCGAACGATGGTGGCGAGGGAGCGCCGGCACCGACCAGTAATGGGGCAGGCGTCGGAGACCATTTCTACACCGCGTCACAGCCGCCACATCACCATCTGGGTCATGCACCGCCGCATCTCGATGCTAGCAAGGGCCATCGGTGCCCGATTTGTCACAAAATGTCCAACAACATCATCGAGCACATTAAGCAGCACGAGGGTCAGCTGCAGGGCACGTCCGATGGGTCTGGTGCGGGGTATCTTCCTACGAACGATGATTCCCAATCGTCGCTGGAAGAAGACagcgacggtggtggtggtggtggcgctggCGGGGACGAGAGCCTGCGAAAGCACGAGTGCTTGATATGCCACAAAAAGTTCTCCAGCTCGGGCAACCTGGCGATACACATACGGGTGCATTCGGGCGAAAAGCCGTTCCGATGCAGCGTGTGCGGCAAGGGCTTCATCCAGTCGAACAATCTGGCGACGCACATGAAGACGCACACGGGCGAAAAGCCGTACGCGTGCACCATCTGCGGCAAGAACTTTAGCCAATCGAACAACCTGAAGACGCACATCCGGACGCACACGGGCGAAAAGCCGTACGCGTGTACGATCTGCGGCAAGCGCTTCAACCAGAAGAACAACCTGACCACGCACATGCGCACGCACCAGCTGGTGTGCATGGTGTGCGGGGTGCAGTTCATGCATCCGATCGATCTGGCGACCCACATGAAGTTCCACAACGACGAAAAACCCTACATCTGCTCGGTGTGCAACAAGGTCTACCTGAACCTGGACGAGCTGACCGAGCACATGAAGAAGACGCACAACCAGGTAAAGCCGTACCGGTGCCACATCTGCGACAAAACCTTTACCCAATCGAACAACCTGAAGACCCACATCAAGACGCACATCTTTCAGGATCCGTACAAGTGTCAGGTGTGCTCGCGCTCCTTCCAGAAGGAGGATGACTTTTCGCAACACATGCTGGTCCACACGGCCGACAAGCCGTACGAGTGTACGTACTGCGGCAAGCGGTTCATTCAGTCGAACAATCTGAAAACGCACGTGCGCACGCACACGGGCGAAAAGCCGTACCGGTGCACGATCTGCGCGAAGCACTTTAACCAGAAGAACAATCTCAACACGCACATGCGCATTCACACGGGGGAGAAACCGTTCGAGTGTACCATCTGCGACAAGCGGTTCAATCAGTCGAACAATTTGAACaaacacattaaaacacaCGGCCAGGAGaaggatcagcagcagcagcagcagcagcagcagcagcaggcccagcagcagcaacagcagcagaaccaacaacaacaacaacagcaggttcagcaacaacagcagcagcatcagcagcagcagcagcaacatgcGAGTTGA
- the LOC121592690 gene encoding peptide-N(4)-(N-acetyl-beta-glucosaminyl)asparagine amidase: MATLNQALVLALESNPKEAYVVAAETLLRLLDNIIREPQNAKYRTVRIDNPSIREKLLSVEGMKQLMLAIGFVESNGTLTVPSNVLLANVRRYREFLYERKELVKNPPKEKDITPIGSVTCTDSNSTAASAAVTTTSTTNIPQEAATEKSKMVLQPSGSNATAGQQRTEALCVIKSSRPFLARIEFPKVIPGNNTLLRQLELLSDQVMQYEDELLLSSGTSLIPIDTLTAKAKSKLTQWQRLLATSEATDTSKEPSEKDLLLEELTAWFRAEFFTWVNALPCTVCGNEKTQLVRSTVEDGVRVEVYQCCGQLRHFYRYNDVEKLLQTRRGRCGEWANCFTFLCRCLGYDARYVFSTGDHVWTEVWSERRQRWIHVDPCENVLDAPLMYEHGWRKEITYVFGFARDDVQDVTWRYTNDHQRLLQRRRQGGACSEHALLDAIAKLRTKRRAGLNCTPEQMSLLRKRTIDECLELLANAGRVPTAAEREGRSSGSLEWRLQRGEQQTNTRYMFIPTEEEVQAKQFNIRYCCATDCYERFLKGASNRVNEKITEKSNGWESRQYVSRNIFRKEELDWKMVYLARTEGTDEATIEWNFDFSVQGLRVKQIELRFGQETYEGAKVELYYIKSDGSQSQALSSLCECGKFTLQARLSGGKSWQHAQLFRQSKTATDEYPFEMNIVLM; the protein is encoded by the exons ATGGCGACACTTAATCAAGCGCTCGTGTTGGCCCTCGAAAGCAACCCGAAGGAAGCGTACGTGGTCGCAGCGGAGACACTTTTGCGCCTGCTGGACAACATCATACGCGAGCCGCAGAACGCCAAGTACCGCACGGTGCGGATAGATAATCCCTCGATCAGGGAGAAGCTGCTGTCGGTGGAGGGTATGAAGCAGTTGATGCTAGCGATCGGATTCGTCGAATCGAACGGAACGCTCACGGTACCATCGAACGTGCTGCTGGCAAACGTGCGACGGTATCGCGAGTTTCTATACGAACGGAAAGAGCTCGTCAAAAACCCGCCCAAGGAGAAGGACATCACACCGATCGGTAGTGTCACGTGTACAGATAGTAATAgtactgctgcttctgctgctgttacGACGACCTCCACCACCAACATTCCCCAGGAAGCGGCGACGGAGAAGAGTAAAATGGTGCTGCAACCGTCTGGCAGTAATGCCACTGCCGGACAGCAACGAACAGAAGCACTTTGCGTGATTAAGTCTAGTCGACCGTTTCTGGCACGGATCGAATTCCCGAAGGTCATTCCCGGCAACAATACGTTGCTTCGTCAGCTCGAGCTGCTCTCCGATCAGGTAATGCAGTACGAGGACGAACTGCTGCTATCCAGCGGGACGAGCCTCATTCCGATCGATACACTAACGGCGAAGGCGAAAAGTAAGCTCACCCAGTGGCAACGGCTACTAGCTACCAGTGAAGCGACCGACACGAGCAAGGAGCCCAGTGAAAAGGACCTTCTGCTGGAGGAGCTAACCGCTTGGTTTCGGGCGGAATTTTTCACCTGGGTAAACGCGCTGCCCTGTACGGTGTGCGGCAACGAGAAGACGCAGCTCGTACGCAGCACCGTTGAGGATGGGGTGCGCGTCGAGGTGTACCAGTGTTGCGGGCAGCTGCGACACTTTTATCGCTACAACGATGTGGAAAAGCTGCTCCAAACACGCCGCGGACGGTGTGGCGAGTGGGCGAACTGCTTTACATTCCTGTGCCGCTGCCTTGGGTACGATGCGCGGTACGTGTTTTCGACCGGCGATCACGTCTGGACGGAGGTGTGGTCCGAGCGAAGGCAACGCTGGATCCACGTGGATCCGTGCGAAAATGTGCTCGATGCGCCGCTGATGTACGAGCACGGCTGGAGGAAGGAAATTACGTACGTGTTCGGGTTTGCGCGGGACGATGTGCAGGACGTTACCTGGCGCTACACGAACGATCATCAGAGGCTGCTGCAGCGAAGGAGACAGGGCGGTGCGTGCAGCGAGCATGCGCTGCTGGATGCTATCGCGAAACTGCGGACGAAGCGACGCGCCGGGCTGAACTGCACTCCCGAGCAGATGTCCCTTTTGCGAAAGCGTACGATCGACGAGTGTTTGGAGCTGCTGGCCAATGCGGGCCGGGTACCGACGGCCGCCGAACGGGAGGGTCGCAGCTCGGGCAGCCTCGAGTGGCGGTTACAGCGCGGCGAACAGCAGACCAACACGCGTTACATGTTCATTCCAACGGAGGAGGAGGTGCAGGCAAAGCAGTTCAATATTCGGTACTGCTGCGCAACGGATTGCTACGAACGGTTTCTGAAAG GTGCTAGCAATCGTGTGAATGAAAAAATCACGGAAAAATCAAACGGTTGGGAAAGTCGACAGTACGTGAGTCGAAATATCTTCCGCAAGGAAGAACTCGATTGGAAAATGGTTTACCTCGCAAGGACAG AGGGGACCGATGAAGCTACAATCGAGTGGAACTTTGACTTTTCCGTGCAAGGACTGCGCGTGAAGCAGATCGAGCTGCGGTTTGGTCAGGAAACGTACGAAGGAGCAAAGGTGGAGCTGTACTACATAAAAAGTGATG GTTCACAATCGCAGGCTCTTTCTTCACTGTGCGAGTGTGGCAAATTTACCCTGCAGGCACGGCTTTCCGGTGGCAAATCCTGGCAGCATGCGCAACTATTTCGACAATCCAAAACCGCTACCGATGAGTATCCGTTCGAGATGAACATCGTTTTAATGTAG